In Piliocolobus tephrosceles isolate RC106 chromosome 6, ASM277652v3, whole genome shotgun sequence, the following are encoded in one genomic region:
- the MLH3 gene encoding DNA mismatch repair protein Mlh3 isoform X2 encodes MIKCLSVEVQAKLRSGLAISSLGQCVEELALNSIDAEAKCVAVRVNMETFQVQVIDNGFGMGSDDVEKVGNRYFTSKCHSVQDLENPRFYGFRGEALANIADMASAVEISSKKNRTMKTFVKLFQSGKALKACEADVTRPSAGTTVTVYNLFYQLPVRRKCMDPRLEFEKVRQRIEALSLMHPSISFSLRNDVSGSMVLQLPKTKDVCSRFCQIYGLGKSQKLREISFKYKQFELSGYISSEAHYNKNMQFLFVNKRLVLRTKLHKLVDFLLRKESIICKPKNGSTSRQMNSSLRHRSTPELYGIYVINVQCQFCEYDVCMEPAKTLIEFQNWDTLLFCIQEGVKMFLKQEKLFVELSGEDIKEFSEDNGFNLFDATLQKRVTSDERSNQGSFQEACNNILDSYEMFNLQSKAVKRKATAEDISTQNSRDLEAIRKNTNDAFLYIYESGGPGHSKMTEPSLQNKDSSCSESKMLGQETIVASEAGENEKHKKSCLEHSSLENPCGTSSEMFLSPFQTPCHFEKSGEDLEIWKESTTVNDMAANIMKNNRIQNQPERFKDATEVGCQPLPFATTLLGVHSAQTEREKKKVPSNCGRRNVFSYGRVKLCSTGFITHIVQNEKTKSTETEHAFKNYVRPGPTRAQETFGNRTCHSAETLDLKDLAGTLSKESGQLPNKKICRTNVSCGLENEPTATYAKFSTFQEDSKKSQTGCILSDISPAFPWYRHVSNDIKKTDKLIVSSKPIVRKKLSLSSQLGSLEKFKRQYGRVENPLDTEVEESNGVTTNLSPQVEPDILLKNKNRLDNSDVCKITTMKHSDSDSSCQPASHILDSEKFPFSKDEDCLEQQMPSLRESPMTLKELSLFNRKPLDFEKSSESLASKLSKRKGSERETQAMEMMSHFNELPNSDSSRKESKLCSVLTQDFCMLFKNEHEKTENGVIPTSDSATQDNSFNKNSKTHSNSNTTENCVISETPLVLPYDNSKVTSKYSDVLIRASEQHTGSPDSPSGMLMNLVEDATGDQNGICFQSEESKARACSETEESNTCRSNWQQHFDVALGRMVYVNRMTGLSTFIAPTEDIQAACTKDLTTVAVDVILENGSQYRCHPFRSDLVLPFLPGARAERTVMRQDNRDTVDDTVSSESLQSLFSEWDNPVFARYPEVAVDVSSGQAESLAVKIHNILYPYRFTKEMIHSMQVLQQVDSKFIACLMSTKTEENGEADSYEKQQAQGSGRKKLLSSTLIPPLEITVTEEQRRLLWCYHKNLEDLGLELVFPDTSDSLVLVGKVPLCFVEREANELRRGRSTVTKSIVEEFIREQVELLQTTGGIQGTLPLTVQKVLASQACHGAIKFNDGLSLQESCRLIETLSSCQLPFQCAHGRPSMLPLADIDHLEQEKQIKPNLAKLRKMAQAWRLFGKAECDTTQSLQQSMPPCEPP; translated from the exons ATGATCAAGTGCTTGTCAGTTGAAGTACAAGCCAAATTGCGTTCTGGTTTGGCCATAAGCTCCTTGGGCCAATGTGTTGAGGAACTTGCCCTCAACAGTATTGATGCTGAAGCAAAATGTGTGGCTGTCAGGGTGAATATGGAaaccttccaagttcaagtgatagACAATGGATTTGGGATGGGGAGTGATGATGTAGAGAAAGTGGGAAATCGTTATTTCACCAGTAAATGCCACTCGGTACAGGACTTGGAGAATCCAAGGTTTTATGGTTTCCGAGGAGAGGCCTTGGCAAATATTGCTGACATGGCCAGCGCTGTGGAAATTTCATCCAAGAAAAACAGGACAATGAAAACTTTTGTGAAACTGTTTCAGAGTGGAAAAGCCCTGAAAGCTTGTGAAGCTGATGTGACTAGACCAAGCGCTGGGACCACTGTAACAGTGTATAACCTATTTTATCAGCTACCTGTAAGGAGGAAATGCATGGACCCTAGACTGGAGTTTGAGAAGGTTAGGCAGAGGATAGAAGCTCTCTCACTTATGCACccctccatctctttctctttgagAAATGATGTTTCTGGTTCCATGGTTCTTCAGCTCCCTAAAACCAAAGACGTATGTTCCCGATTTTGTCAAATTTATGGATTGGGAAAGTCCCAAAAGCTGagagaaataagttttaaatataaacagtTTGAGCTTAGTGGCTATATCAGCTCTGAAGCACATTACAATAAGAATATGCAGTTTTTGTTTGTGAACAAAAGACTAGTTTTAAGGACAAAGCTACATAAACTCGTTGACTTTTTATTAAGGAAAGAAAGTATTATATGCAAGCCAAAGAACGGTTCCACCAGTAGGCAAATGAATTCAAGTCTTCGGCACCGGTCTACCCCAGAACTCTATGGCATATATGTAATTAATGTGCAGTGCCAATTCTGTGAGTATGATGTGTGCATGGAGCCAGCCAAAACTCTGATTGAGTTTCAGAACTGGGACACTCTCTTGTTTTGCATTCAGGAAGgagtgaaaatgtttttaaagcaagaaaaattatttgtggAATTATCAGGTGAGGATATTAAGGAATTTAGTGAAGATAatggttttaatttatttgatgCTACTCTTCAGAAGCGTGTGACTTCCGATGAGAGGAGTAACCAGGGCAGTTTCCAGGAAGcatgtaataatattttagattCCTATGAGATGTTTAATTTGCAATCAAAAGCTGTGAAAAGAAAAGCTACTGCAGAAGACATAAGCACACAGAATTCTAGGGATTTAGAAGCtatcagaaaaaatacaaatgatgcatttttatacatttatgaaTCAGGTGGTCCAGGCCATAGCAAAATGACAGAGCcatctttacaaaacaaagaCAGCTCTTGCTCAGAATCAAAGATGTTAGGACAAGAGACAATTGTAGCATCAGAagcaggagaaaatgagaaacataAAAAATCTTGCCTGGAACATAGCTCTTTAGAAAACCCATGTGGAACCAGTTCAGAAATGTTTTTAAGCCCTTTTCAGACACCATGTCACTTTGAAAAGAGTGGGGAGGATCtagaaatatggaaagaaagtaCTACTGTTAATGACATGGCTGCCAACATcatgaaaaataatagaattcagAATCAACCAGAGAGATTTAAAGATGCTACTGAAGTGGGATGCCAGCCTCTGCCTTTTGCGACAACATTATTGGGAGTACACAGTGCtcagacagagagggagaaaaaaaaagtgcctagCAATTGTGGAAGAAGAAATGTTTTTAGTTACGGACGAGTTAAATTATGTTCCACTGGCTTTATAACTCATATAgtacaaaatgagaaaactaaatcAACTGAAACAgaacatgcatttaaaaattatgttagacCTGGTCCCACACGTGCCCAAGAAACATTTGGAAATAGAACATGTCATTCAGCTGAAACTCTAGACCTCAAAGATTTAGCCGGCACTTTGAGTAAAGAATCTGGTCAATTGCCCAACAAAAAAATTTGCAGAACAAATGTAAGTTGTGGGCTAGAGAATGAACCTACAGCAACTTATGCAAAGTTTTCTACTTTTCAGGAAGATAGCAAAAAATCACAAACAGGTTGCATATTATCTGATATATCCCCCGCTTTCCCCTGGTATAGACACGTTTCAAATGATAtcaagaaaacagataaattaatTGTTTCCTCCAAACCAATCGTCCGTAAGAAGCTAAGCTTGAGTTCACAGCTAGGATCTTTAGAGAAGTTTAAGAGGCAATATGGGAGGGTTGAAAATCCTCTGGATACAGAAGTAGAGGAAAGTAACGGAGTCACTACCAATCTCAGTCCTCAAGTTGAACCTGACATTCTGCTGAAGAACAAGAACCGCTTAGACAACTCTGATGTTTGTAAAATCACTACTATGAAGCATAGTGATTCAGATAGTAGTTGCCAACCAGCAAGCCACATCCTTGACTCAGAGAAGTTTCCATTCTCCAAGGATGAAGATTGTTTAGAACAACAGATGCCTAGTTTGAGAGAAAGCCCCATGACCCTGAAGGAGTTATCTCTCTTTAATAGAAAACCTTTGGACTTTGAGAAGTCATCTGAATCACTAGCCTCTAAATTATCCAAACGGAAGGGTTCTGAAAGAGAAACTCAAGCAATGGAGATGATGAGTCATTTTAATGAACTTCCAAATTCAGATTCCAGTAGGAAAGAGAGCAAGTTGTGCAGTGTGTTAACAcaagatttttgtatgttatttaaaaatgaacatgaaaaaaCAGAGAATGGTGTCATCCCAACATCAGATTCTGCCACACAGGATAATTcctttaataaaaatagtaaaacacaTTCTAACAGCAATACAACAGAGAACTGTGTGATATCAGAAACTCCTTTGGTATTGCCCTATGATAATTCTAAAGTTACCAGTAAATATTCAGATGTTCTTATCAGAGCTTCAGAACAACACACAGGAAGTCCGGACTCTCCCAGTGGAATGTTAATGAATCTGGTAGAAGATGCCACAGGTGACCAAAATGGAATTTGTTTTCAAAGTGAGGAATCTAAAGCAAGAGCCTGTTCTGAAACGGAAGAGTCAAACACATGTCGCTCGAATTGGCAGCAGCATTTCGATGTAGCCCTGGGGAGAATGGTTTATGTCAACAGAATGACTGGACTCAGCACATTCATTGCCCCAACTGAGGACATTCAGGCTGCTTGTACTAAAGACCTGACAACTGTGGCTGTGGATGTCATACTTGAGAATG gGTCTCAGTACAGGTGTCATCCTTTTAGAAGCGACcttgttcttcctttccttccgGGAGCTCGAGCAGAGAGGACTGTGATGAGACAGGATAACAGAG ATACTGTGGATGATACCGTTAGTAGCGAATCGCTTCAGTCTTTGTTCTCAGAATGGGACAATCCAGTATTTGCCCGTTATCCAGAG GTTGCTGTTGATGTAAGCAGTGGCCAGGCTGAGAGCTTAGCAGTTAAAATTCACAACATCTTGTATCCCTATCGTTTCACCAAAGAAATGATTCATTCAATGCAG GTTCTCCAGCAAGTGGATAGCAAGTTTATTGCCTGTTTGATGAGCACTAAGACTGAAGAGAATGGCGAGGCAG ATTCCTATGAGAAGCAACAGGCACAAGGCTCTGGTCGGAAAAAATTACTGTCTTCTACTCTAATTCCTCCACTAGAGATAACAGTGACAGAGGAACAAAGGAGACTCTTATG GTGTTACCACAAAAATCTGGAAGATCTGGGCCTTGAACTTGTATTTCCAGACACTAGTGATTCTCTGGTACTTGTGGGAAAAGTACCACTCTGTTTTGTGGAAAGAGAAGCCAATGAACTTCGGAGAGGAAGATCTACTGTGACCAAGAGTATCGTGGAG
- the MLH3 gene encoding DNA mismatch repair protein Mlh3 isoform X7, whose protein sequence is MIKCLSVEVQAKLRSGLAISSLGQCVEELALNSIDAEAKCVAVRVNMETFQVQVIDNGFGMGSDDVEKVGNRYFTSKCHSVQDLENPRFYGFRGEALANIADMASAVEISSKKNRTMKTFVKLFQSGKALKACEADVTRPSAGTTVTVYNLFYQLPVRRKCMDPRLEFEKVRQRIEALSLMHPSISFSLRNDVSGSMVLQLPKTKDVCSRFCQIYGLGKSQKLREISFKYKQFELSGYISSEAHYNKNMQFLFVNKRLVLRTKLHKLVDFLLRKESIICKPKNGSTSRQMNSSLRHRSTPELYGIYVINVQCQFCEYDVCMEPAKTLIEFQNWDTLLFCIQEGVKMFLKQEKLFVELSGEDIKEFSEDNGFNLFDATLQKRVTSDERSNQGSFQEACNNILDSYEMFNLQSKAVKRKATAEDISTQNSRDLEAIRKNTNDAFLYIYESGGPGHSKMTEPSLQNKDSSCSESKMLGQETIVASEAGENEKHKKSCLEHSSLENPCGTSSEMFLSPFQTPCHFEKSGEDLEIWKESTTVNDMAANIMKNNRIQNQPERFKDATEVGCQPLPFATTLLGVHSAQTEREKKKVPSNCGRRNVFSYGRVKLCSTGFITHIVQNEKTKSTETEHAFKNYVRPGPTRAQETFGNRTCHSAETLDLKDLAGTLSKESGQLPNKKICRTNVSCGLENEPTATYAKFSTFQEDSKKSQTGCILSDISPAFPWYRHVSNDIKKTDKLIVSSKPIVRKKLSLSSQLGSLEKFKRQYGRVENPLDTEVEESNGVTTNLSPQVEPDILLKNKNRLDNSDVCKITTMKHSDSDSSCQPASHILDSEKFPFSKDEDCLEQQMPSLRESPMTLKELSLFNRKPLDFEKSSESLASKLSKRKGSERETQAMEMMSHFNELPNSDSSRKESKLCSVLTQDFCMLFKNEHEKTENGVIPTSDSATQDNSFNKNSKTHSNSNTTENCVISETPLVLPYDNSKVTSKYSDVLIRASEQHTGSPDSPSGMLMNLVEDATGDQNGICFQSEESKARACSETEESNTCRSNWQQHFDVALGRMVYVNRMTGLSTFIAPTEDIQAACTKDLTTVAVDVILENGSQYRCHPFRSDLVLPFLPGARAERTVMRQDNRDTVDDTVSSESLQSLFSEWDNPVFARYPEVAVDVSSGQAESLAVKIHNILYPYRFTKEMIHSMQVLQQVDSKFIACLMSTKTEENGEAGGNLLVLVDQHAAHERIRLEQLIIDSYEKQQAQGSGRKKLLSSTLIPPLEITVTEEQRRLLWLSL, encoded by the exons ATGATCAAGTGCTTGTCAGTTGAAGTACAAGCCAAATTGCGTTCTGGTTTGGCCATAAGCTCCTTGGGCCAATGTGTTGAGGAACTTGCCCTCAACAGTATTGATGCTGAAGCAAAATGTGTGGCTGTCAGGGTGAATATGGAaaccttccaagttcaagtgatagACAATGGATTTGGGATGGGGAGTGATGATGTAGAGAAAGTGGGAAATCGTTATTTCACCAGTAAATGCCACTCGGTACAGGACTTGGAGAATCCAAGGTTTTATGGTTTCCGAGGAGAGGCCTTGGCAAATATTGCTGACATGGCCAGCGCTGTGGAAATTTCATCCAAGAAAAACAGGACAATGAAAACTTTTGTGAAACTGTTTCAGAGTGGAAAAGCCCTGAAAGCTTGTGAAGCTGATGTGACTAGACCAAGCGCTGGGACCACTGTAACAGTGTATAACCTATTTTATCAGCTACCTGTAAGGAGGAAATGCATGGACCCTAGACTGGAGTTTGAGAAGGTTAGGCAGAGGATAGAAGCTCTCTCACTTATGCACccctccatctctttctctttgagAAATGATGTTTCTGGTTCCATGGTTCTTCAGCTCCCTAAAACCAAAGACGTATGTTCCCGATTTTGTCAAATTTATGGATTGGGAAAGTCCCAAAAGCTGagagaaataagttttaaatataaacagtTTGAGCTTAGTGGCTATATCAGCTCTGAAGCACATTACAATAAGAATATGCAGTTTTTGTTTGTGAACAAAAGACTAGTTTTAAGGACAAAGCTACATAAACTCGTTGACTTTTTATTAAGGAAAGAAAGTATTATATGCAAGCCAAAGAACGGTTCCACCAGTAGGCAAATGAATTCAAGTCTTCGGCACCGGTCTACCCCAGAACTCTATGGCATATATGTAATTAATGTGCAGTGCCAATTCTGTGAGTATGATGTGTGCATGGAGCCAGCCAAAACTCTGATTGAGTTTCAGAACTGGGACACTCTCTTGTTTTGCATTCAGGAAGgagtgaaaatgtttttaaagcaagaaaaattatttgtggAATTATCAGGTGAGGATATTAAGGAATTTAGTGAAGATAatggttttaatttatttgatgCTACTCTTCAGAAGCGTGTGACTTCCGATGAGAGGAGTAACCAGGGCAGTTTCCAGGAAGcatgtaataatattttagattCCTATGAGATGTTTAATTTGCAATCAAAAGCTGTGAAAAGAAAAGCTACTGCAGAAGACATAAGCACACAGAATTCTAGGGATTTAGAAGCtatcagaaaaaatacaaatgatgcatttttatacatttatgaaTCAGGTGGTCCAGGCCATAGCAAAATGACAGAGCcatctttacaaaacaaagaCAGCTCTTGCTCAGAATCAAAGATGTTAGGACAAGAGACAATTGTAGCATCAGAagcaggagaaaatgagaaacataAAAAATCTTGCCTGGAACATAGCTCTTTAGAAAACCCATGTGGAACCAGTTCAGAAATGTTTTTAAGCCCTTTTCAGACACCATGTCACTTTGAAAAGAGTGGGGAGGATCtagaaatatggaaagaaagtaCTACTGTTAATGACATGGCTGCCAACATcatgaaaaataatagaattcagAATCAACCAGAGAGATTTAAAGATGCTACTGAAGTGGGATGCCAGCCTCTGCCTTTTGCGACAACATTATTGGGAGTACACAGTGCtcagacagagagggagaaaaaaaaagtgcctagCAATTGTGGAAGAAGAAATGTTTTTAGTTACGGACGAGTTAAATTATGTTCCACTGGCTTTATAACTCATATAgtacaaaatgagaaaactaaatcAACTGAAACAgaacatgcatttaaaaattatgttagacCTGGTCCCACACGTGCCCAAGAAACATTTGGAAATAGAACATGTCATTCAGCTGAAACTCTAGACCTCAAAGATTTAGCCGGCACTTTGAGTAAAGAATCTGGTCAATTGCCCAACAAAAAAATTTGCAGAACAAATGTAAGTTGTGGGCTAGAGAATGAACCTACAGCAACTTATGCAAAGTTTTCTACTTTTCAGGAAGATAGCAAAAAATCACAAACAGGTTGCATATTATCTGATATATCCCCCGCTTTCCCCTGGTATAGACACGTTTCAAATGATAtcaagaaaacagataaattaatTGTTTCCTCCAAACCAATCGTCCGTAAGAAGCTAAGCTTGAGTTCACAGCTAGGATCTTTAGAGAAGTTTAAGAGGCAATATGGGAGGGTTGAAAATCCTCTGGATACAGAAGTAGAGGAAAGTAACGGAGTCACTACCAATCTCAGTCCTCAAGTTGAACCTGACATTCTGCTGAAGAACAAGAACCGCTTAGACAACTCTGATGTTTGTAAAATCACTACTATGAAGCATAGTGATTCAGATAGTAGTTGCCAACCAGCAAGCCACATCCTTGACTCAGAGAAGTTTCCATTCTCCAAGGATGAAGATTGTTTAGAACAACAGATGCCTAGTTTGAGAGAAAGCCCCATGACCCTGAAGGAGTTATCTCTCTTTAATAGAAAACCTTTGGACTTTGAGAAGTCATCTGAATCACTAGCCTCTAAATTATCCAAACGGAAGGGTTCTGAAAGAGAAACTCAAGCAATGGAGATGATGAGTCATTTTAATGAACTTCCAAATTCAGATTCCAGTAGGAAAGAGAGCAAGTTGTGCAGTGTGTTAACAcaagatttttgtatgttatttaaaaatgaacatgaaaaaaCAGAGAATGGTGTCATCCCAACATCAGATTCTGCCACACAGGATAATTcctttaataaaaatagtaaaacacaTTCTAACAGCAATACAACAGAGAACTGTGTGATATCAGAAACTCCTTTGGTATTGCCCTATGATAATTCTAAAGTTACCAGTAAATATTCAGATGTTCTTATCAGAGCTTCAGAACAACACACAGGAAGTCCGGACTCTCCCAGTGGAATGTTAATGAATCTGGTAGAAGATGCCACAGGTGACCAAAATGGAATTTGTTTTCAAAGTGAGGAATCTAAAGCAAGAGCCTGTTCTGAAACGGAAGAGTCAAACACATGTCGCTCGAATTGGCAGCAGCATTTCGATGTAGCCCTGGGGAGAATGGTTTATGTCAACAGAATGACTGGACTCAGCACATTCATTGCCCCAACTGAGGACATTCAGGCTGCTTGTACTAAAGACCTGACAACTGTGGCTGTGGATGTCATACTTGAGAATG gGTCTCAGTACAGGTGTCATCCTTTTAGAAGCGACcttgttcttcctttccttccgGGAGCTCGAGCAGAGAGGACTGTGATGAGACAGGATAACAGAG ATACTGTGGATGATACCGTTAGTAGCGAATCGCTTCAGTCTTTGTTCTCAGAATGGGACAATCCAGTATTTGCCCGTTATCCAGAG GTTGCTGTTGATGTAAGCAGTGGCCAGGCTGAGAGCTTAGCAGTTAAAATTCACAACATCTTGTATCCCTATCGTTTCACCAAAGAAATGATTCATTCAATGCAG GTTCTCCAGCAAGTGGATAGCAAGTTTATTGCCTGTTTGATGAGCACTAAGACTGAAGAGAATGGCGAGGCAG GTGGAAACCTGCTCGTGCTGGTGGATCAGCATGCTGCCCATGAGCGTATCCGTCTGGAGCAGCTTATCATTG ATTCCTATGAGAAGCAACAGGCACAAGGCTCTGGTCGGAAAAAATTACTGTCTTCTACTCTAATTCCTCCACTAGAGATAACAGTGACAGAGGAACAAAGGAGACTCTTATG gTTATCTCTTTAG